The genomic window CGAGGGCGCGTTCCGGTACGTGAACATGGACTTCGCCACGTGGATCGGCACGCGTATCCACTTCAACGACAACGTCGCCCTGACGTTCCGGCTCGGCTACCCGATGTTCAGCGTCGGCGTCTCGTTCTTCGTCGGGAGCTGACCGAGCCCCGGAGCCAGGCCCCTCCCACGGCCGGCGCCCTCTTTCGAGCACGAAAACACGGCAAAGCTGGTCTCGAGCGCCCCGAAACCCGCGTGCGGATCGCCTGCCGGGCAGGTAGACTGGCGACGATGTTCGGGATCCTGGCCCTCGCCTTGCTGATGGTGGTCCACGAAGGAGGGCACTTCCTCGCGGCGCGTACGTTCGGGATGCGCGTGCTGAAGTTCTCGATCGGCTTCGGGCCGACGTTCTTCAAGATCTCCCCGAAGGACGGCTACTACTGGTTCACCTCGGCAGCCGAGAAGGTGAAGCTCCGTCTCTGGAAGCACGACGCGGAGAAGCAGGGGCCGACGGTCTACCAGGTCGCGATGATCCCGTTCCTGGCGTACGTGCAGATCGCCGGGATGAACCCGCTCGAGGAGAACGACCCGAACGACAAGGGCAACTTCTCGAACGGGAGCCTGTTCGGCCGCATCGTCACGATCTTCAGCGGTCCCCTCGCGAACTACCTCTTCGCCTCGGTCTTCTTCTTCGGCGCGATCCTCTACGGCGGCAAACCGGCCTACGTGACGGTGAACGACGAGCCGCAGCTCGCGACGTACGTCGAGGCGCTGCCCGGAAGGCCCGCGCACGCGGCCGGCATGAAGCCGGGCGACAAGGTCGTCGAGGTCGCAGGCACGCCCGTCGCGACGTGGAACCAGATGGCGGAGCAGATCTCGAAGCGCCCGGGCGAGCCGATCACCGTGGTCGTCGAGCGCAAGATCGACGAGAACCACGAGGAGCGCGCGACGCTGCAGCTCACGCCGGCAAACGAGGACGGCAAGGGCAAGATCGGCGTCGCGCCGCACAAGCTGCCGGTGCCGATCAAGGAAGCGGCGATGAGCGCGCTGACCGAGCCGCCGAAGGTGGTGAAGAGCATCGGCGCAGGTCTGTCGCAGCTCTTCCGCGGCAACACCGAGGACCTCGGCGGCCCGCTGCGGATGATGAAGGAGACGGAGGACGCCGCGAAGCAAGGGCTCGCCGCGTACCTGTCGCTCCTCGGGATCCTGTCGGCGTA from Polyangium spumosum includes these protein-coding regions:
- a CDS encoding M50 family metallopeptidase, which produces MFGILALALLMVVHEGGHFLAARTFGMRVLKFSIGFGPTFFKISPKDGYYWFTSAAEKVKLRLWKHDAEKQGPTVYQVAMIPFLAYVQIAGMNPLEENDPNDKGNFSNGSLFGRIVTIFSGPLANYLFASVFFFGAILYGGKPAYVTVNDEPQLATYVEALPGRPAHAAGMKPGDKVVEVAGTPVATWNQMAEQISKRPGEPITVVVERKIDENHEERATLQLTPANEDGKGKIGVAPHKLPVPIKEAAMSALTEPPKVVKSIGAGLSQLFRGNTEDLGGPLRMMKETEDAAKQGLAAYLSLLGILSAYIGIFNLLPFPALDGGRLVFLAYEAVTRRKPNAMVEVYTNAFGILSLLGLALYITVFKDVPHMLSK